CCCAACAGGCGAAACTCCTGACCGATGTACCAGGCATTGGCCCGACCGTTCTCGCCACGATCCGGGGCGAACTGCCCGAACTCGGCACACTTTGCAGGCGCCGCATCGCTTCCCTCGCGGGCCTGGCACCTCATGCCAGAGAAAGCGGAACATGGCGCGGGGCACGACGCATCTGGGGTGGTCGGCGAAAGGTCCGTGAGGCTCTCTCCATCGCGGCCCTCTCTGCTTCCCGCTGCATTCCAGCCCTCACCGCCATGCGTGACAGACTGCGGCTCAAGGGTAAGGCTCCCAAGACGATCCTCATTGCAATCGCACGCCAGTTCCTCGTCATCATCAACGCAATGATCCGAAAACAGACCCCAATCAGGATAGCCTGACAAACACAGTTGCCTCGGTTCTGATTTCCGGGTCTCGGGCGCGGGTGGGTGGCAGTCGCGACGTTCTCTGTGGTCTGACCAGGGAGCAAATCGACGAGGCGCGGGAGCGCACGCTTGACACCAAACGCATTCCCGAGGACGACGCCCGCTTCGTGATGTCGTCGCCGCTGCTGCTTCTCTACCTCGTGCGGGGGCAGCTTGGAGACAAGACCTTCCTGGACGATAGCCTGATCCTGCCGGCCCTGGCCCTCCATTTCCCCGGCGAACGCGATCCGAACGCCCGCAAGCGCTATGTCCGCTACCGGCTCAACCGCATCGCCCAGCAGGAGGAAGCATTCGGGTTGTTCGATGACGAGCCTGCAGTCGACGAGGACATCGATGATTGAGCGGCTTTGGGAATCACTGCGTCGGTCCACGACCGCAGTGCAGCAAAGGGTCGATGCAACGCATCCATTGGACCTTTACGCCGATTTCGAGCCGCCCGACCGGCCTAGCCTGCTGCTCTTGACCACCAAACGTCCTCCTGTAGCGCGCCCGGCGAAGTCCGTCACCCTCCAGACCGGCCGCCAGCAGGATGGGCGCTGGGCATTGCGCGCAACCGGCGCGGACGGAGACTACGTGGCCTTCCTAGAGCGGTTTCGGTCCTGGTTGACCCACCCTTCCGCCCCATCTGCCGCTGCCGCGAGGACAGGGAGACTGGGCGGGTGAGCCCGCTGGAAAAGACTCCGCTCTAGCCATCATGCCGGGGGAGGCCTTGGCAGAAATCTATATCCGCCACGGCAGCCGGCTGCTTGAGGGCAATGTCCGCACGTTTCTGGGCCGCCGGGGCAATGTCAACCGTGGCATCCAGAAGACGCTGGCCGAGGAGCCCGGACGGTTTTTCGCCTACAACAATGGCATAGCGGCCACCGCATCGGCGATGGAGGTTGGCGAGGACGGGCCGGGTGGCGCGCTGATCACCAGCCTGACAGACCTGCAGATCGTAAACGGCGCCCGGACCACGGCCTCGCTGGCGACGGCACTCCGGGACCGAAAACTCCCTGCCGGCAGGGTGTTTGTGCCCGTCAAACTGTCGGTGGTCGCACCCACTGTCGGAGAGCAGCTGATCCCCCTGATCTCACGCTACGCGAACAGCCAGAATGCGGTGCGCGCCAGCGATTTCTTTGCCAACCACGCCTTCCACCGACGGATCGAAGAGATCTCGCGGCGGATCCTGGCGCCCGCGACCGACGGATCGCAGGTCCAGACCCACTGGTATTACGAGCGGGCGCGAGGCCAGTATCTGAATGACCAAGCCGCGCTGACGGCAGCCCAGAAGTCGCATTTCCAGCGCATCCATCCAAAGTCCCAGGTTATAACCAAGACCGACCTTGCCAAAGTCGAGACGTGCTTCGCCGGCGAACCCGACACCTCGTGCCGCGGCGCCGAAAAGGCCTTCATACTGTTCGCAAAGGCCGTGACCGACGATTGGAAGGCAGAGCGGAAAAGAGCTGAATACACCGATGACTGGTTCCGGGACGCCGTGGCCAGGGCCATAATTTTCCGGGCCTCCGAAAAGATAGTATCCGCGGCACATTGGTACGAGGGCGGCTATCGGGCCCAGGTCGTTGCCTATATCTGTGCCCGCCTCGCGCGCCTCGCGGCTGAGCAGACAAACGGAGGCCGACTGGACTACCGCCGCATCTGGGGCGCTCAAGGCCTTGACGAAGTCTTCCACCGACAGTTGGACGCCATTGGCGAGGCAATGATGCAGGTGCTGCGCTCGCCACCACGGGAGGGCCAGAACATCACCGAGTGGGCAAAACAGCAGGCGTGTCGCGAGGTCGCGATGAAAACGGCCGTGCCAATCGCGGCTGGCTTCAATGCTTGGCTGGTCGGAAAAGATGTCGACCGGAGCGAGCGCCGCGAACGGCAGGCGAAAGGCGTGGTCGATGATGATCTGCGGGCCATGCAAACCGTGCTGGCAATCCCAAGCCGCGAGTGGATTCGTTTGCGGGAGGAATTGCGCCGCCGCCGATTGGTGCTAGGGCCTGACGACGCCGCACTTCACGCCGCCTGTGGCGAAGCTGGCCGTCCGCCAAACGAAGTTCAGGCAAAGCGCCTTCTGGACTTGTTGGACAGGGCAGAGGAAGCGGGCCTCCGCGCGCCGGCTCAAACCATTGCGCAAAATGCATGACGCTGCATGCCAACCCAGATTGTTTCCGTTTCGATCCCAATCCGGTCGGCAAGAGAAAAATCAGGGGGATATTTCGACCCCGGTTCCCTTCGACGCGAGCGCACCCGGCTTCGAACCGGAGACCTTCGGCCGGGAAACTATCACCAAATCAATGCATTACAAAACAGGTGCCGAACCGTCGGAGTCACAAGCTTCGGAGAATAACGGCCGAGAGAGCACGAATTCGGCCACGACACCGTCCACCGAGGTCACAAGCCCATTCGCCATAACCCTGGAATACAACGAAAACATCCGGCCGAAGCCGGATGCGGAGAACATTGTCATGAGAACAGATGGCGGACAGGGAGGGATTCGAACCCTCGGTACCCGATAAGGGGTACGGCGGATTAGCAATCCACTGGTTTAAGCCACTCACCCACCTGCCCAGCGATCCGCGCCAACGGGCCTCGTGTGTACGATCCTCGCCCGATCCTGTCAATCCTGGCATGCACCGCTTTTTCGTGCCAACTAACACCCTATATCCAAACGATCGCTCCCCTGACCGAGTTGCCTCACCCCATGGTCACATTAAGTCTGGTCGCCGGTTTGACTCTGCTCTTTGTCGGCGGCGAAGCCCTGGTACGGGGTGCGGTCGGAACGGCGCGCGCACTCGATATTTCGCCGCTCCTCATCGGCCTCACCGTGGTCGCCATGGCGACCTCGGCGCCGGAAATGGTCGTGTCCCTGGGCGCCGCGCTGGAAGGCAAGGCATCTATCGCAATCGGCAATGTCATCGGCAGCAATATCGCCAACATCCTGCTGATCCTCGGCGTGGCCGCGGTGATCACCCCCCTGCCCTGCGCCCGCGCGCTGGTGTTCCGCGACGGGACCATGATGGCCCTGAGCGCGGCAGCCCTGGCGGCCCTGGCGTTCAGCGGCATCATAGCGCGCTGGCAGGGTGGCCTGATGCTGGTGGTTCTGGCTGGCTTCGTCTTTCTGACATTCCGGATGGAGCGGCGCGGGCGCAACGGAGGGGCGGAAATCCACGAGAGCGAGGCCGAAGAGGTCCCCTCGCCGCCCGGCGGCGTGGCGGGCGCCATGGTCATGCTGGCGCTTGGCCTCGGGGCGTTGCTGATTGGCGCGGAATTGCTGATCTACGGCGCCACGGAGACCGCCCGAAGCCTGGGCGTGTCGGAGGCGGTGATCGGTCTCAGCCTGGTGGCGCTCGGCACGTCGCTGCCGGAACTGGCCAGCGTCGTCGTGGCCGCCTGGCGCGGCCATGCCGACGTCGCCCTCGGCAATGTCATCGGCAGCAATATTTTCAATGTGCTGGCGATCCTGGGATTCACGTCCTCCGCGGTTCCCATCCCGGTCGACCCGCAATTCACGGAGGTCGATATCTGGGTCATGCTCGGATCGTCGATCCTGCTCTTGCCGCTGATGCTGACCGGCGGTCGCCTCAACCGGATCGAAGGCGGCCTGTTTCTGGGCGGCTATGCCGCCTATATCGGCTGGCTCTACACCTGCACCTGAGCCCGCGCCGATCGCCACACCGGGCTCGACGCGCGGCGGGCAGTATTGCCGGCTCCCGGCACTGACGGCAACGGGGCGGCCCCGAGGGATCGGGGCCGGTGTCGTCTCAGGTCAAATCTTCGGTCGGCGCGTCCGGCGCGTTGGTCTTCACCGACTCGATGCCGTTGTCCCGACCGGCCTCGGACTCATAGCTTTCGCTCGTGCCGATCACCTGGCCGTTCGTGGCCTTGAGGTTGAACATGAACTTGCCGGCCTTGGTGTCCTTGCGCTCGTAGCGCGCATCGTGGGGCGCGTTGGTTTTCACCGAAGCAATGCCGTTT
The nucleotide sequence above comes from Alphaproteobacteria bacterium. Encoded proteins:
- a CDS encoding YegP family protein — its product is MAGKFELYKDKAGEFRFRLKAGNGQNILASEGYKQRASAENGIASVKTNAPHDARYERKDTKAGKFMFNLKATNGQVIGTSESYESEAGRDNGIESVKTNAPDAPTEDLT
- a CDS encoding calcium/sodium antiporter, with translation MVTLSLVAGLTLLFVGGEALVRGAVGTARALDISPLLIGLTVVAMATSAPEMVVSLGAALEGKASIAIGNVIGSNIANILLILGVAAVITPLPCARALVFRDGTMMALSAAALAALAFSGIIARWQGGLMLVVLAGFVFLTFRMERRGRNGGAEIHESEAEEVPSPPGGVAGAMVMLALGLGALLIGAELLIYGATETARSLGVSEAVIGLSLVALGTSLPELASVVVAAWRGHADVALGNVIGSNIFNVLAILGFTSSAVPIPVDPQFTEVDIWVMLGSSILLLPLMLTGGRLNRIEGGLFLGGYAAYIGWLYTCT
- a CDS encoding AIPR family protein, whose amino-acid sequence is MAEIYIRHGSRLLEGNVRTFLGRRGNVNRGIQKTLAEEPGRFFAYNNGIAATASAMEVGEDGPGGALITSLTDLQIVNGARTTASLATALRDRKLPAGRVFVPVKLSVVAPTVGEQLIPLISRYANSQNAVRASDFFANHAFHRRIEEISRRILAPATDGSQVQTHWYYERARGQYLNDQAALTAAQKSHFQRIHPKSQVITKTDLAKVETCFAGEPDTSCRGAEKAFILFAKAVTDDWKAERKRAEYTDDWFRDAVARAIIFRASEKIVSAAHWYEGGYRAQVVAYICARLARLAAEQTNGGRLDYRRIWGAQGLDEVFHRQLDAIGEAMMQVLRSPPREGQNITEWAKQQACREVAMKTAVPIAAGFNAWLVGKDVDRSERRERQAKGVVDDDLRAMQTVLAIPSREWIRLREELRRRRLVLGPDDAALHAACGEAGRPPNEVQAKRLLDLLDRAEEAGLRAPAQTIAQNA
- a CDS encoding IS110 family transposase gives rise to the protein MINLLNGQIAELDQRIARLIKDDPTLAQQAKLLTDVPGIGPTVLATIRGELPELGTLCRRRIASLAGLAPHARESGTWRGARRIWGGRRKVREALSIAALSASRCIPALTAMRDRLRLKGKAPKTILIAIARQFLVIINAMIRKQTPIRIA